The Apostichopus japonicus isolate 1M-3 chromosome 12, ASM3797524v1, whole genome shotgun sequence sequence cagtggcggagcgtccatacagtcagggggcggatgccccacccccctgacggactcaaatggactgctggcgcccttttcagctctttaccacttttgacttattcgcgattattgactttttcattgcgctctcatcaacatattgacatttgtcacattttgttggtgtaatttggcgatgacacctatttattcttcgtttatctgcaaattagccaggcccggaaagggtcaattccggcgatctagggaatatctttactcaaaaattttctgtacgctacgcgccaacctgtggtagcgctccgcttagagagtgtagaaagcgcccctacagaccattctcgcccatcctgaccaatacccctagctccgccactgctgtaTCCGTGGCTGATGTACGGGGGAAGGGtgagcccccacccccccccctcatgacACCATATGTACAATAGCTTCACCAGTGACCGGGCAAGAATTGAAccactccttaaattgttgctTCCCGCGCTTGGAAGGAAATCCCGTAACAAGACTTAGCTACGTGTCACAGGTCAATCAACAAGTTCAGCTTAAGCACCATGTTTCAGTGACGTCAATAAACTCATTCATGGTTTGACATTTTAAGACCCGTGGACACTGTCATATTCTTCTGATTCAGCGTATGTCTTCTAATTGCCAAACGATGGTtgttattgatgctgacgtcacgagcaatctgattggctaatTGGGGAGAAAAATCGCTCCCGGGTCGTGTTGAGGTGGATATGGGGCTATAAggtcaggggcgtcggagccggtacggcaggtccggaccaatattcacggcgaaaaaaaaaaagaaaaaaaaagtaggactaagaaaaaaaatggcaaaaaataaagaaccaaaatgaaacatacctcaaaatgtgtttcagaagattagtCGGGTGGcagggtcttgttttcaagctcgggaagtgcaatttcctgcaatctgggagacattttttcaaaatattctccattacgctacgcgccaaccatggtggcgggttgcgtagtttgacctaccaaacgttcccccgataattatgatagatggccacactctgatctaccgtaccaatcccaaatagcttccgacgcccctgaagGTGGAGTACTACTATGGTGACATGGTAAGCATAAACCATAAACCGATAGAGATGGCTCAATAACTCgtcacatttcatttttttcatccaAAACTACTTCGGTAGTTCACTTGTTCCGCACGTGTGAACAGGCCGTAAACCAAGTAGCCTATGATGATGTCACGTGACTTACCATTTGAGACAATGATGTCACTGGGCACCATTTTTTTGAATTCCTCACTTCCTATTGTGAAGGCAGAATACATTAATtgtttatcccatatttcctgAATACACCATCCACAATAAAAATGTTCATCTTTAGAAGAGAGgcgttggggtggggggggggtgttgatgtcGGTGAGAAAATATCACAGCAtggtatcattattattattagaatttAAAACCAAATTCTAATCCATAAACATTAATGGAAAAACAAAgatatatcagctgctgtccaCTGCATAGACCTATAACGACGTCAGTAGCGAGACTAGCAGCTGCAGCTTACTCGCCAAGTGCATTCTAAAATTGCCCAGTTTGTGATGTTTCAAATTTATCGAAGCGTTCTTGGAACggtttttattaatatttcgaTATATGGTTCACTTTCTTGAACTCTCAAAATGAAGCTATAGCATTTTAGAGTTCAACGTTAATAAATTTACCCGTAGCTATTCATTTTTGACAATTCTGCTCAAGATACGAGAGTCGAGCGAATTCAAGATGAAAAACCTCTTTGTTTCCTTTGTGACACGAAAGCTTACATGACATTCATCTTTAGAAGTATACCTTGCCAGTTTATCAATATTTCGAGTTTTAATATATCTCCCTTCTTTGATCAGTAGGCTCGAAATGCTACTATATTCATACATCTTTACCGAATACAAATATAAGACATCATATAGAAGCAAAATCTTCTCTTCTTGatcattgttaaaaaaaaaaaatctatgaaGCTCATAAAGTAATATCATCAATACAATGTAATATTACCAAACAGAGGAAGAAAAAAGCACTATTGACGAACTGTCTGTTTGTGATACGTTTGAGAATGAGCAGTTATGAACTACCGTGCTCTTATGCTCTCAACAGAAAATAACCCTAACGCCTCTTTGGACAAAATATCGATTCAAATCATAAATCACCAGGCTCATTCGACAAATGATTCTCAATGCCAAGATCACTCTGTATCGCAGTAACCAATGACTGGATGATAAACAGTTACACAGACGGACAGATCCATGTCTTGCTGTACGGTCGTGGATTTgcaaatcagtttttttttttaagattgttATCTTTTGGTATAACTTAGCTAAGAAGAACTTGTGTTGATTTTAAAACCGATTACCAGACTTGAGCTGAGGTCATCGAAGTCAATTCTCTTTAATTGAAATAAGATATAAACTAATTCTTTGGTAAATTGATCGAAAATAACAAAGGCGAAGTCAATCTTTACAAGTTATTTTACTGAATTTAGTTTAGAGAAATTTACGCAAATTTACGCATTTTAAGATCTGTATACAAGATGGACGATAAACGGAAGCTACTTTATATTGGATTCGTGGTCTACATCCTGAGTACAGTGTTTACCAGTGCACTAGGTAAGTTGTAGGCTGTAGTATCAATGGGATTAgactatatataaatgaaaaggcTACTAATTTTAATGCATTATATTacttctgttttattttgttatataaatatgaatatatatatataatacacgTCCAAGTAGTGAAATGACAAGGACCGTGGCACAGAACTAACCCTAATGTCACTCTCGAGTTATCGTCGGAGTTCATGTaggcctatctatatatatatattagatagatagatagatggatggatggatgtatggatCCGACGGGCTTGCCCCTCAATATATCACTGACCTTCTTACTCCTTTGCGTCGGTCAACTACAGTTACGCTTCGCTCTACCTATCATGCGCTTTTGCAATTAACTCCTGGTCCACGTACCCGCACTCGGCATGGCGAtcgtgccttttctgtcgctgcgccttctctttggaacaaACTCCCATTTCACATTCGTGACTCTCAgtccctttgtattttcaacagacaacttaaaacatttctgtttgattcctagtttcttttttccccttggtttcctttgtctctttccgactgtgtaaagcgctttgaaaacgctgtattaagcgccatataaatgtaatttattattattattattattgatattatggatgattggatggatggatatacgCCTATAATAATGCATAAaacctatatattatatatcaaatatttttgtgtCTATATATGCTTTTTTTCAGAACCTGGCTGCTATGTGGGCAATTTGATTGAGAATGGTAAAATAAAATGGGTTTACTACCACAGAAATAAGAGCATCACGTGCACCAAACTGGGTGGAGTCGTTGGGATGGAATCCTTCGCAAGGATTCAGTCTACCGAATCGTCGAATTTTGTAGATTATTGTGATGAAAACACACCAGAATCAAATGATGCCGCAAGCGCCGTCACTGATCCCAAAGTCGGCATTACCACATCTCAAGAAACCTCAACCTCAGAGATGGTATCGTCTACCGAAGCTGGTAAGTTTCGAATTAATTTATATCTCGTATGAAATGTATGAAAAACATATGAAGACAGATATTGAAGGgagaataataataagaacaataaaaaaataggTCAGGTTAAACTCACCTTGTTAACGATTTGCACTGTATATGGTAAGACAAGACTGTTAAACGACGCTTGTAACCATGGAGACGAAAAGAGAGGAAACAGAATTAAATTCCCTCAGAGTATTCTTTTAGTTAGCTTATAAATTAGCATCATTTACGACTGGAATTTAAGGAagggggtgtggtggggggggggaggagtgggaGGAATCAGGGAGAAAAAGTAATGTGAGAGCGCAGAATGGAAAGATGAGAAGGATGAAGTGATGGAATGATGGAGTGGGATAGGAATGAACGGAAATGGGGAAAGGCCGAAGAAACAGAAAGCCCGTCAGTGAAatggggagggaagggaaagggggggggggaaggggaggggaggaaagaTGAGGGAACGGGAGGAAAGTATGCTAAACTTCTTTCAATTTAATATACTTGTCGTTTACTTTAACTTACGCTATGTATACCCTTACATTTATAGCAGTTGGTGAAAGTGCCGCGGTGCAGCAAGAAGTATCTTGCCCGTCTGGATGGGTGGGGTACGGTGGAAACTGTTATAAGCTATGGTCATCGGACTTAATCAATTGGGATGATGCACACACTAAGTGTAGAGATGACTCCGATAGCCGACTAGCTACTGTCGATACAGAGGAGGAGTTGACATTTTTACAGAACATGGATCTCACTAGTTCGTATTACTGGATTGCATATCGAGCAACAGTGTCTGCTAGTGGAGGACCTGTAGGTACGTACGGTGTTGTTGATTTATGTAGACGTTAGTTTGGAGCAAAACAATCaaggggcgggggtgggggagggggtaatggAGGGTCAAGTCATGGGCGAGGTTGGACTTCTCGTATGGAAGGATTTTCAGTATGTTTCAATACGTTTGTTTTATGGGTCATTTATACCATGGACCTGTTATACCCTAGCAACCGCCTGGCTAAGCACACTTCGGGTAGCTCTTTACATGtgtttttgtatttatattaaaataaatacaagagCATCATCTCAGAGAATTGCCAATAAAGTCCCCCTTTACCCCGACGGGACTTAGAATATACATTCGAGAGAAATTTAATTCCTCTCTGTGACATGTGTTTTCTTTTGCGCTTGAAGAATATAACAACAACAGAACAAGAGATATTCTTAAATCTAACAATTTCTTTGGGGACTTGACCACCTAGACCTCCACTAAGAGACCTTTTTAATAAATCCCATCAAAATTTGAATTACTCTCTCAAAATGTATTCTTGTGTATTAAACTCGCTACGAGAGAGCAAGGAATATCATATTAAAACGCATGAGTTCCCGGATGCTTTAGCCCCGGACTCTCAATAGGGCCGAAGCTGAGATCTATAAAGAGAAATTGAAGCGTAACAGACTCCTCTTTTCGACAGTAAacagacactttttttttgtaatgtactgCAGCTTCTTGGCTCCCTCTGCACTCCCTGCAACCAGAGCAGCATACGGTAATTGTAGTTATAAAGAAAGTTGCCTTTTTTGGTTGGTTTATTTGTAGAATGTTGCTCTGCTTGGTCTCTGCAGTCGCACAAGAGCAAGTCACTCACATCGATCAACATTCctctttttcttccctttttttttgatCAACATCCCTCTTACAAAATGATGAATCTACAATCCTGGTTATGTGACTTTGAAGTTTTGTCTCAATCTTGAATTTCATtccaaaattttaaattttcatcaattgAAATTGGTTTTCCCCTATAGCCCCCTAAATTTACCCGTGATTGTGCGAGATGTCCAGCCCAGCTTAGTTTTACTGGCCCTCCTAAATTTACCCTTGATTGTGCGAGATGTCCAGCCCAGCTTAGTTTTACTGGCCCTCCTAAATTTGCCCTTGATTGTGCGAGATGTCCAGCCCAGCTTAGTTTTACTGGCCCTCCTAAATTTGCCCTTGATTGTGCGAGATGTCCAGCCCAGCTTAGTTTTACTGGCCCTCCTAAATTTGCCCTTGATTGTGCGAGATGTCCAGCCCAGCTTAGTTTTACTGGCCCTCCTAAATTTGCCCTTGATTGTGCGAGATGTCCAGCCCAGCTTAGTTTTACTGGCCCTCCTAAATTTGCCCTTGATTGTGCGAGATGTCCAGCCCAGCTTAGTTTTACTGGCCCTCCTAAATTTACCCGTGATATGCGAGATGTCCAGCCCAGCTTAGTTTTACTGGCCCTCCTAAATTTACCCTTGATTATGCGAGATGTCCAGCCCAGCTTAGTTTTACTGGCCCTCCTAAATTTGCCCTTGATTGTGCGAGATGTCCAGCCCAGCTTAGTTTTACTGGCTCTCCTAAATTTGCCCTTGATTGTGCGAGATGTCCAGCCCAGCTTAGTTTTACTGGCCCTCCTAAATTTGCCCTTGATTGTGCGAGATGTCCAGCCCAGCTTAGTTTTACTGGCCCTCCTAAATTTGTCCTTGATTGTGCGAGATGTCCAGCCCAGCTTAGTTTTACTGGCCCTCCTAAATTTACCCGTGATGTGGGAAATGTCCAGCCCAGCTTAGTTTTACTGGCCCTCCTAAATTTACCCGTGATATGCGAGATGTCCAGCCCAGCTTAGTTTTACTGGCCCTCCTAAATTTACCCTTGATTGTGCGAGATGTCAAGCCAAGCTTAGTTTTACTGGCCCAGTGCATAGCCTGTTAACCTATATTTGGTTTTCCTTGTTTGACGAAAAATGACTTTGATTTGTTCCATATTACAGCTTTATAATGATTTATTTCAGCAGAGCTAACATTCTCCAATGGAAATGCGTCAAGCAGTTTCCTGAATGCACTCGTTACTACCACCACCAACGACCACACCACTAATCAAGAGGGGTGCTTGACAGTGAGCAGAAATGATGCGAATGATGCTCTCACATCAATCAGACCATGTTATGACAACAACCCTTTCGTGTGTAAGAAGACGACGGATTGGTTTACGTTGAACTGATACAGTAGATTGGTCATATTATGTCACACCTGATGTTTTAAAGACAGTCATTCTAATATATTGTGTTTTTTCTACAGTGGAATAAAGTTGCCACTTTAGCGTCCTGAACAATACGATAGAACCAAAAGTACTCGTACGGTACTTGTTAATTACAACGTTCatgatatctatatattttattattattgttattattattattattagacaaaaccagagaaataacaTATGACTcctaattgacaaataaggagtaatgttttaaaaatatattggcATTTTCGGTTCCTCTGGAACCTTCGTCAGCAAAACTTgacattcgactgccaagtattgctgaagAAGAGAAACTGAGCTCTCGAAACATATCTGGGactataaagaaaaagaaaatctgATCACTTCATTTCTTGGGAAATCCTAAAGCGCTCTAATACACATAAGCACAGAGCCGACAAAAGATACAGATCAATCAAGGAGCGTAGAGAATTTGTGTCCAACTGTCGTCATGGCAACCGTTCAAAGAAAGCCCCCTGACAGCGCCGAAAGGAAAAAGTCGTCATTGTAAGATTCAGTTGCCAGATGATCGCCGCAGTGAAAGGAACACAATGTGTGTGTGAGAGCGAGAGGGGGAGTAGAGCGAGAGGCAGCTGCATGGCTACGTGAGGAGGGGGAGGCGAACGAGAGGGGGGTGGAGCGAGAGGGGCGCGAGCGAGAGGtggggagaggtggagagagaggtggaggtgggtggagagaggtgggtggagagaggtgggtggagagagagaggtggagagaggtatggctttagggtgtccgcgtacagagcggaaggcccgggttcgaatcccggtggaggctggaagttttttcactgttcttgattttccaactcattacgattttcatttatatatatatatatatttatatagatatatattatttcattaaagtggccatgacacgaaaatttcaacttCCTgtctttttgggatccatctaagcatgctctctagaacatatatcaaccattctgccagctaaaaatttgatttttcccttcgaaaattgagatttaatttaccctcttcgggcttgaaaagttcgttcggctgaaaattttcctaatctcatgacgtcatgtgacgtcatgttatgAACACGATTCAGCTCTCGCTGATTCCTCCGAACACATATCATACTTACAGTacgacaagtgtacataaatacacaaaacaatcgataacaAGTTACCGCGAAATCAGATCGAAATTTCCCGTGGATTTAGAACCAAATTCGGTAACTGAAGGTCAAAGTGATAgtgctggtgttgtgcactaacttggtcataatcgctgTGTTTTTTCCGTCCTTCGGCCatcgatgaaggctaattgcatgggttatgacatttgtgcagcccccaacaacacaacggaccggcatttctctcggatattttacaacatgttgtaaaacaaacttgaaatttctagcgataaagcgtaatacagtggttgttctcttaGTGcaaatgtgcgtgtatgtgtgaggtatgatcgtcgcgcatccggtacgTGCCTGGGCCtggcacttgtgttcctaacatgacgtcatcattgtcttgttttgaaatcgcattttcagatatctattttcggatgcgaatattaaaacgttaatttctaattagtccttgagatTTTCAAGGCGATGAGGATAGTTTTGCACAAAGAATTTCTCATAGATTTAGCCTTGGATGTATTGATCTTGTATCTTgattagttggatttttcgtgtcatggcctctagTTTAAGCCCATCTTCACTTGCGTTTCACTAGCTACCAGCCACTCCCCACGGGCGAGAAAATGATCTAAGGGAGCAGTGTTCTTGTAGCCCCGCCCCAATCTTCACTTGAGTTTCACTATCTACCAGCCACTCCCCACGAGCAAGATAATGATCTAAGAGAGCAGTGTTCTTGTAGCCCCTCCCCAATCTTCACTTGAGTTTCACTATCTACCAGCCACTCCCCACGAGCAAGATAATGATCTAAGAGAGCAGTGTTCTTGTAGCCCCGCCCCCAATTGTGGTCAGACGTATGAACTGCTTGAGACATACCCCTCTGGTTTAACGGTTTGAAAGAAGGCGTCGCTAGCCACCATGACGCGGTAAGTTGAATCtcacaacatatatatttcgTAATAAAACAgcttaaatttatatttttgtcgTACTTTCTGATAAATCGCCATTGAATTTGGCACCTTTTTTTCATGGCTCCAAAAAGTGCCTTTAAATTAACCGTGAGCTTGACTTCGTTACAGGAGAAAATGCACATTGTGGGTAGACTTTTGTAGATTAGTTTATGCTTTTTTCATAGATACCAAATTTGCGATTAGAAATGCACTAGTCTTGTCAATAACCAACTTATCAACTTACGGCAAAACACAGCGTTATGTAATACAGATGTTAGGACTTTGTATTGGCTCTGCGTGTAAATGTAATGATGTTCATTGCTTTAGTCGTGGAAAAACGCCCATGTCAAACTATAGTGTACACACCTCATGCTTCATATTCATTATAATACTATAGCCCTGAAATATAGAAGCAGAAAATGCTCATCTTCTTTCAACTCATTATGTAGCCTAGGAAAAAATTACCTCACATTAACCACGGCAAAACACCAGCTTTTTCCATGGTAAACTGTTGTACAATGCCACAATTTGACTGGGATTTTTGGTCCTATTGATGCGGTTTACCACAGTTTTCGCATTTTACCATACCACAATTTTGCCATGGTTCCTCTCACTTTCTATGTCATCTTCATCATGGTTTTATCTGAAATTTACCCTATGTGTACTATGGcattaccatagttttaccctaATTAACAACAATTTTACCCTATATAGCTGTTCCAAGGTTTTACCCTAAAGGG is a genomic window containing:
- the LOC139977632 gene encoding uncharacterized protein isoform X2, with product MDDKRKLLYIGFVVYILSTVFTSALEPGCYVGNLIENGKIKWVYYHRNKSITCTKLGGVVGMESFARIQSTESSNFVDYCDENTPESNDAASAVTDPKVGITTSQETSTSEMVSSTEAAVGESAAVQQEVSCPSGWVGYGGNCYKLWSSDLINWDDAHTKCRDDSDSRLATVDTEEELTFLQNMDLTSSYYWIAYRATVSASGGPVELTFSNGNASSSFLNALVTTTTNDHTTNQEGCLTVSRNDANDALTSIRPCYDNNPFVCKKTTDWFTLN
- the LOC139977632 gene encoding uncharacterized protein isoform X1, with the protein product MDDKRKLLYIGFVVYILSTVFTSALEPGCYVGNLIENGKIKWVYYHRNKSITCTKLGGVVGMESFARIQSTESSNFVDYCDENTPESNDAASAVTDPKVGITTSQETSTSEMVSSTEAAVGESAAVQQEVSCPSGWVGYGGNCYKLWSSDLINWDDAHTKCRDDSDSRLATVDTEEELTFLQNMDLTSSYYWIAYRATVSASGGPVAELTFSNGNASSSFLNALVTTTTNDHTTNQEGCLTVSRNDANDALTSIRPCYDNNPFVCKKTTDWFTLN
- the LOC139977632 gene encoding uncharacterized protein isoform X3, whose product is MDDKRKLLYIGFVVYILSTVFTSALEPGCYVGNLIENGKIKWVYYHRNKSITCTKLGGVVGMESFARIQSTESSNFVDYCDENTPESNDAASAVTDPKVGITTSQETSTSEMVSSTEAVGESAAVQQEVSCPSGWVGYGGNCYKLWSSDLINWDDAHTKCRDDSDSRLATVDTEEELTFLQNMDLTSSYYWIAYRATVSASGGPVAELTFSNGNASSSFLNALVTTTTNDHTTNQEGCLTVSRNDANDALTSIRPCYDNNPFVCKKTTDWFTLN